Genomic DNA from Mastomys coucha isolate ucsf_1 unplaced genomic scaffold, UCSF_Mcou_1 pScaffold16, whole genome shotgun sequence:
CTAGAACTTGAATTATGTCTGTGAAGGCAGCCTGATTTGATCAGCTCATTCCAATTCAGCTCCTTTCAGTAAGTCATTCTGAAAACATTCAAGTCTAGAAGGAAGTtggagggaaaaataaaaccttcaatAACAGTATAAAGGATCCAACCCTACTCACCTAACCCTGCCAGCTGCAAACTAAGGCCATATTTACACATACTCCTCTTTACATAGATACATATCTATGGCGGGGCCTGTTAACTCAGTTGGTGTTATCATTCTTATTGAGTATGTTCTCAGAACAAGGATGTCTTATTTCATAGCCACAATTCCACCATTGCCCTCAAGAAATTCATCATTGATAACCAATGACTTTGGATATCTCCCTTTATTGCTTGCCATATTATTTTTCAAGGTAATCTCTCGCTGAGTGTGAAGATTACTATTTCAGATAGACTGGAAGGCCAGTGAGCCCCACACCCAGTTTCTCACATTCCCAAGGGTTGGCATTACAGACATGTACAACTGTACTTGGCTTTTCTGTTTGAGGAACTGAATTCAGACTCTCATGTTTGCACACCAAGCACATaccccactgagacatctccctagtCCCAGCCAATGCCCAgtacttttaaataaatagcCCACAATCTACTGACCCAATAGTTatgattatttatgtatttatttatcctttttttttttttttttagattcttactatgtagccctagctagctggcaacttgctgtgtagaccagagtggcctcaaactcacagagatccacatgcctggCTGGTGTtgttttatcaatttatttttttaattggtggTTTTTGTAGAGTATCTTTAAGATGATTGCATGTTCAACTTTCAAtgttctctcctctgccttttcttcttcttcctttttgacTTGAACATAAATTGAAGAGTCTAGACCTGTTCTCTTTATGTCTAAAAAGTTAGAATTAGCTAGTTTCCTTGTGTCTTTTACAGGtttatagaaaaacaacaacaacccggGCATACGCTGTTACTTTTCTATCTCTATCCCGTGTTTTTCCAAATTTGAGATTCACCTCACAATTCCCTGTTGCTTTCTGCCCCAAAACAATTCTGGAAGACGCAGACACTTAAGCTTAACTTTTCTTATGGAATGTATCATTTCCCCATTTGCgttactttcattgtttgtatACCTCTCACCTTCTCCTCAATGAAAGCCCTTTAAAGGCTGATCTAACTTGTCTTTGTCCGTTGGCATTTACCAAAGCATGGTTCCTAGAGCAGGCAATCTATCTATTAATAACATAGCTGCCTCCATATCtgcctgctggctgctggctgctggctgctggctgctggctgctggctgctggctggctggctggctggctggctagtgggATGAGTAGGAATTTCTTTCATTGCTGAGACATAGGGAACtggttaaaaatttaaaatttaaaaccacctgtataattttttattttaatttttgtgaataTGCATTTCACTGTATGGgtgctggaggaggccagaagatgccAGATACTCTAGAGCTGAAGTTATAAATAGTTGTGAACTGTCCCAGGATGTGATGGGAACAGAACCCCactcctttgcaagaacagcaagtgttcttaaatgctgggccatctcttcagatcctaatttctttatatgtgtattttagcGCATATAGTAGTCTACCTGAAgacttttgactttttaaaaaattttcagtaaaaataaaacatgtctgTCATATGCCTCAAGTTCTTTCATAAAAGTCATATTGTTAAGCATTAAAGGTAGTCTTCCCATCTAGAGATTTCAATTATTTactttaaagctttttaaaacaaattatgttttggattcacacacacacacacacacacacacacacacacaccgtgcgCGCACACACTTGCTATCATGCTGTTGTGGACatttagaggacaactttgtggagttagGTTTCTCTTTCCACCTCTCCACGGGTTCTGGAGGAAGACTCAGGTCACTTCGGTTTGTGCAAgcagtacctttacccactgagcgaGCATTCCAGCCTGAGAGTTCATCCTTTAGCACCAGGAAACACATgcatatggtttttgtttttgtttttgtttttttgagagtgTTCTGTAAATGTCGATTTTATTTCCCTAGATGGAGGGATGAGATAAGAGCCGTACTCAAGTTGTTTGAATAcactacatagctcaggctgagCCCAGAtcacttctttctctgttttaaccatccctaggcctaggcctggaagcttctagcctgcatacaatctaatcttccaagctgactgattcagtctggcttctctagCTTTTCACTGAATTGCTCAGAATGGCCTCATACTCATTTCAGCAATAACTTCTAATCTcctagctccttctcattctctggcttgttctgtgtcTTATCTTGTTctctttgacacacacacaaacacacacacacacacacacacacacacacacacacacacacacacactcctcatcATAccacccctttctttctctgctctgctcttaagttgcctcccttttctgtctgttctcttgtcagttggacatatcctatctctgactcattctgtcaaatctttctctcattcgtcactttgtctgcccttcaattagatgtcactttaaacataggtgcttccttctacaaactaacctcaTCTTCATTGTTAGGGAATAAAGATGTATATTAAGGGCAtatctatattccagccagatcatactgtaattcaGCTtaatcacacagacctagaaggtcagtggatgtgatcccttgccaaagCTGCCacgttgctgaattaaaattcctcttcaGTGTTCTGTTAACATGCATTCTATCTTCTGAGGAATAAGATTCTGTCATTGAGATGTGACTCAGGTggctcttctttttctcattctcagCCTTCTGATGCATTCCTTTAATGTTTGCCTTCAACCTAtcataaagcttttaaaatatctacTTCACTCCTcccccaagacaaggtttctcagtgtagctctggctgtcctagaacttgctctgtagaccaggctagccttggactcacagagatctgcctgcctttgcctcctgggtgctaacattaaaggcatgcataaGTGCCTGGCTTTAAAatgtctacttttaaaaataagttttcaggagattgtctttgttttctgagttccTTTTTATATTATCTGCTTCTTGTTTtaggaatatatttattttctgctcTTCCCAGCCCAGCAcaccactcccccacccccagcctcagtTCTATCCCAATAGGCCTATTTTCTGTCTTCTAGAATATTTGTCAAAGTCTTGCCCTTTAATGGACTCTCTGATGACTTTGTGTGTTCCTTTTATCGTGATGTGTTGGGAAGGAGATGAGACGCATACTTGTGTGTACTCAGTTTGCCATCTTTGAGCAGTCTGTTTTATTGAAAAGTGTTTGGGTAAAAAATTTCCCTGGGGAAATCTGGTCTTGTCCGTTGTGAAAGTTCCCTGCCTGGAAGATTGAGAAACGATGCTCTGCTTCTGAGACCAAGGCTACGATAACCCGGAAGGGCTCAAAGTTTTCTTCCAAGTAATCTGGTAACAGGAAGCATGTAGATCCCAAGAGGGAGATAAACTCTCCAAGCATTTAGGCAGCCCTGACACTTATTAACAACTGGATAAGACAGATCTACAAAATGTCACCTAAAGTAGGTTAAAACAAAAGGTTGCGTTCATTCTGCAACGGGGTTCCCGTGCACGCCTTACTCTTTGATTTCTTCCAAACTGTTGGACGTAGGAGAATGAATAAAGCCGCAGTACCGGGCCACTCCTAATCCTACTCACGCACAAAGAATGTCCCCTTTGAGCTACTGTGATACCTGCTGGCTACTCCCACAGATTCTTCAGGATTGGCTGGGACTGCAAATAAAACACTGTTTGCCTATAATCAAGTTGATAAGCTACAGTATAACGAAGACAGGCACCTGTTCGCAGGCTACAACTGTGGCACTTTACTCTCCTTTCCTAAACGTTTACATCCAAGACCTGAAAAGGACACATTGTTTCAGGCCAAAAGAAACAATCTTTAAGGAAGAAAAAGCCTAAAATGGGTCTACTGAACTCTAAAAACCCCCAAAGCAAGCAAGCCCACATTCTTCTGCTGGGACTTGACTCAGCTGGGAAATCCACCCTGCTTTACCGGTTAAAGTTTGCCGAGACTCTTGCGACCATCCCAACCATCGGCTTCAACGTGGAAATGGTCCAGCTGCAGAGCAGTCTTACACTCACTGTGTGGGATGTTGGAGGACAGGAGAAGATGCGAACTGTCTGGGACTGCTACTGTGAGAACGCGCACGGGCTGGTGTACGTGGTGGACTGTTCCGAAGGCAAAAAGCGACTGGAGGACTCTCGCAAAGAGTTCAAGCACATTTTGAGGAACGAGCACATCAAAAACACGCCGGTCGTCATATTAGCCAACAAACAAGACTTGCCAGGAGCGCTGAGCGCTGAAGACATCACCAGGATGTTCAAGGTGAAGAAGCTGTGCAGCGACAGGAACTGGTATGTGCAACCCTGCTGTGCAGTCACAGGAGAAGGGCTGGATGATGGCTTCAGGAAATTGACTGAGTTTGTAAAAAGCCACCGGAGGACAAGAGAGACCTTAGCAATCTTCAAACAGAAATGAGACAATGATGAAGTGGAAATGggaattctgttttatttcccatttaaagggggaacaacaacaacaacaacaacaacaacaacaacaacaacgtaAGTTGCTGAGTCGGCAAACTTTTCCGGATTTGTTTTTCCCACCCTGCTCAGCTTAAGAAAGAGCTTTATAAGCAAACTGTGGGGTAATGATCATTGAAACGGAagaatttatattttgtaaaGGTTAACGTGTTGGGTGATTTGAAAGTCATATTCAGAGTCGgataaatgtttattaattttgtatgATCACTAAAGTTTAAATAGCTGTCTCCTTATATAGTCAGGATTTTTTTCATGTAGTTCCCAGATGTTACAGGAATTGAATTTCCACCCTGTTCTTGGGTAGTAATTGAGTggtgagaaaataacaaaaagaagctTAAATTGTGGATGTTAACCTTTTGAAAATCTTTGTTTTGTAACAGATACCCAAATGCTGTCAGCTTTTTGAAATCTATTGTTGGTAACttcctttatcttttaaaaaaaatatttttttttaatgaattctttgagCATTTCATATAATGTGTATTGAAACACACatacccctccctctctcagatCAGTGCCCAGAGGGAATATTGTCCTGCAGGGTAACCTCTGAGTTTAGCGTTCCACATTCTGCAGCAGCCTCGGGACCAGCTTCAGTGGAGCTCAGCAGCCTCATTACCCAGGAACTCAGGTGCTCTTGATACTGACCAAGCAGGAAGCCAGGCCAGACTTTGTTCTCAGAGACCGTGCAGTTCTCTGGGACCTGGAGCACAGCAGTACATGCGGCCTGTTATCGCATGAGAGACACCCAGGCAAACAGGAAACACTTCTTAGGAGACATGGAACTAAAGGAGGGGTATCTAATTACCAGGGACCCCACACAGGTGTATGCTAGTCAAGAAAATGTACCCTAGTTAGATGAATCTCCAAAGCCATCATGACCAAGagaaggggtgggtgggtggctggaggGCGAGCAGCAGAGCAGCGGAGGGTGGAGCTGGACTCTCCAGGAGAGGAGCAGAGCTAGCAGAGAGGCTCTGTAGCTAACACTCTCATCTTCTCCACTCCAGCCAGCCTCCTGTGGTGTAGAATATAGCCGTTGAGCTCCATAGAAGCCCCAGTGGCTACAGATCTTAAGatggggggtggagtggggggcaTGGAGGTGTAATCAGTTTAGTGTGGGGCTGGAGCGACTGGAGAGACTCCActgtgaagagcacttgctgctcttccagcagaCTTGTGTGGAGTTCCCGACTAGTATCGCATGCCTCACAATTAATTgcatgtaattccagttccagaagatctgacacccttttctgggcACCAGCATGTATGtggcacacacttacatatacataaaaaatgaaaataagtcttaaaaaaaataagtcaggGTGAAGGCCTCCAGAGTGCTTTTacattctcctttctccttgtagCTATTATTTGCTCAGCAAAGACCCTTCTGTGCTTCATAGTATGCCCCGAGTGAAGAAGGCACGTAATGATGGTAACTTGTGGGTTGCAAATGCATAGAGCAGTCTTTGGGATAAACAGCTTCCCAGATCTTCTCACTTAGTGTCTACAACTgctctgagggggaaaaaaataggcattgttatttcagtttacagATGTGAGTGTTGAGGCTAAACAAGGTGATATCAAATCTTACACACATAAgccacttttaaaatgtattatatcaGGGTGTTTGGGGTTGGGGAGTCACAAGTCAACTTTGAGGAGTCGGTTCCCGTCCACTGCGTGAGTTTTGGAGGCTGAACTGAGGGCatgggcttggcagcaaatgcttttattggtaagacatctctccagccaactactgtgttttttcctttctttctttcttttttttttttttttgagatgatcatataattacatcattactctcttgctttttcctccttccaaatcctcccatatacccttccttgctctttttcaaattcatgctctcttttttc
This window encodes:
- the Arl14 gene encoding ADP-ribosylation factor-like protein 14, with the translated sequence MGLLNSKNPQSKQAHILLLGLDSAGKSTLLYRLKFAETLATIPTIGFNVEMVQLQSSLTLTVWDVGGQEKMRTVWDCYCENAHGLVYVVDCSEGKKRLEDSRKEFKHILRNEHIKNTPVVILANKQDLPGALSAEDITRMFKVKKLCSDRNWYVQPCCAVTGEGLDDGFRKLTEFVKSHRRTRETLAIFKQK